One stretch of Rhinatrema bivittatum chromosome 8, aRhiBiv1.1, whole genome shotgun sequence DNA includes these proteins:
- the PDYN gene encoding proenkephalin-B: MEWQVLALVLSLGCMHTAWADCTSQCSICTEQTKEAEKRINQLVCSLECEGSLPSYQEWERCRELLSVDPAGAQARGLSVDRQIGSFMKELEKERGGSLKKPSASPGSASLREQEKRYGGFLRKYPKRSAQQLHKRYGGFLRRIRPKQRWDNPKRYGGFLRRQFRPSSRAEEPAAFQL; the protein is encoded by the exons ATGGAATGGCAGGTTCTGGCACTGGTATTATCCCTGGGTTGCATGCATACAGCCTGGGCAGACTGTACTTCTCAGTGCTCCATCTGCACAGAGCAAACTAAAGAGGCAGAAAAACGCATCAACCAGCTG GTCTGTTCCCTGGAATGTGAGGGGTCTCTACCCTCCTATCAGGAGTGGGAAAGGTGCAGGGAGCTTCTCTCCGTGGACCCTGCAGGGGCCCAAGCCAGGGGCCTCAGCGtggacaggcagatcggcagctTCATGAAAGAGctggaaaaggagagaggaggcaGCCTGAAGAAGCCGAGTGCCAGCCCGGGCAGCGCGAGCCTCCGGGAGCAGGAGAAGCGCTACGGGGGCTTCCTGCGCAAGTATCCCAAGAGGAGCGCCCAGCAGCTTCACAAGCGCTACGGGGGCTTCCTGCGCAGGATCCGGCCCAAGCAGAGATGGGACAACCCCAAGCGCTACGGAGGCTTCCTGCGGCGGCAGTTCAGGCCCAGCTCCCGCGCCGAGGAGCCCGCCGCCTTCCAGCTATAA